CGTCCACCTCGCCGGCGTTGGGCGCGTCCTGTTCCACGTCGCGGACGTTTTCCTTTGAAAAAACCTTGAAGTATTCCTTGTACCATTCATTCTGGATGATGAGCTGCATGATCTCGTTGGTGCCGACCCATATCATGGAAAGCCGAATGTCGCGCAGGATGCGCTCGATCGGATAGACATTGGTGTAGCCGATGCCGCCCATCACCTGCATGCAGTTGTTCACCACCTCCCACGACGCCTCGGTGATGAACTTCTTGCTTTCGGAGACCATGCGGCGGAGGCGTCCGGGATGCACCTTCGCGGAGTCTATGGCGCGCGCGGTGGTGTAGGCGATCGAACGCATGGTGTCGAGCCTCTGGACGCAGTCCGCCACGCGAAAACCGACCGCCTGGAAGTTCATAATGGGCACGCCGAACGCCTTGCGCATCGATGTGTACCGTGTCGCGATCTCGACGGCGGGCCGTACGGAACCGATGGTCATCGCCGCAGTGCCGAGACGCTCCGGGAGCATGTTGGTCTGGAATACCGGGAAGCCGCCATTGATGCCGTTGAGGGCATAGCGTTCGGGCACGCGCACGTCGTCCAGGATGACGCGTCCCGCGCCGCCGCCGCGCACCCCCATGAGGCCGTAGATGTATTTTGATTCGACACCCTTCGTGCGCGGCACCATGAAACAGGTCATACGCTGGTGGGCAGGAGCTGACGGATCGGTCACCGCGTAGACCATGAACCAGTCGGCGCCCTCCGCCCCCACGATGAAGCGCTTCTGGCCGTTAATGATCCAGTCGCCGCCGTCCTTACGGGCCGTGGTCGCCGCGCCGAAAAAGTCCGATCCGCCGCGCGGCTCGGTGAGGCATTCAGCAGCGTACACTTCGCCCCTGAGGAGCGGGACCACTATTTCCTGTTTCAGTTCCTCGATACCGTAATTGACAATGGCCTCGCAGACGATGTCGGCGCCGACGCCCCACAGGCAGGCCAGACTGTAGCTGGCCACGCCGATCTCCTCGGCCACCATGGTATCGTCGACCCAGCCGAGTTCACGGCCTCCGTATTCTTTTGGAAGTCTGATGCCGAGCAGCTTGCGCCTGCCGGCCTCTTTCAGGTATTCTTGGGGAAACTGTATCTTTTCCGCGTCCATGTCGAGGATCATCTCTTTGGGAACCCAGTTGGTGAAAGCGCGGGCCTCGTCGCGAAGTTTTAGTTGCTCGTCGGTGAGTAGAAAATCAAACATGAAGGTGCCCCCCTGTATTATAACAAAATGTTATAATATTATAAATACTTGTTATATTTTGTCAACCATAC
The DNA window shown above is from Spirochaetota bacterium and carries:
- a CDS encoding acyl-CoA dehydrogenase family protein yields the protein MFDFLLTDEQLKLRDEARAFTNWVPKEMILDMDAEKIQFPQEYLKEAGRRKLLGIRLPKEYGGRELGWVDDTMVAEEIGVASYSLACLWGVGADIVCEAIVNYGIEELKQEIVVPLLRGEVYAAECLTEPRGGSDFFGAATTARKDGGDWIINGQKRFIVGAEGADWFMVYAVTDPSAPAHQRMTCFMVPRTKGVESKYIYGLMGVRGGGAGRVILDDVRVPERYALNGINGGFPVFQTNMLPERLGTAAMTIGSVRPAVEIATRYTSMRKAFGVPIMNFQAVGFRVADCVQRLDTMRSIAYTTARAIDSAKVHPGRLRRMVSESKKFITEASWEVVNNCMQVMGGIGYTNVYPIERILRDIRLSMIWVGTNEIMQLIIQNEWYKEYFKVFSKENVRDVEQDAPNAGEVDEKIYE